The DNA region CATCTCCTATACAAATAAAAAGTTCATTTCTGTTAGGTGATAAAATAAAGTCATAATAATCTCCTCCAATTCCCCTCGCAGGCACCATAAAACCACCAAAGGAAAAACCTTCTGCTTCAGGAGCCTTTCTGGGTAATAGAGTACTCTGAATTTCTTTTGCAATTTCAATTTCTTTTTCCAACCTTTCTTTATTGGAAAGGTTTTGGTATAAGTTGGAATTTTCCATAGTGATTCTCGCCAAGGAAACAAAAGCATTGAGTGCTTCAATTTCATCATGAGGGAACCTACTATTCTGTTTGGTTAAAATGAAAACACAACGAGTCCCATTTTCCAAGGTCAAAGGAAATACCATGGATTCCTTACCTTCGATACCCATTGTTTCAAAGTCATTGTTAGTGATGGGATCAATAGTTATGGTTTCTTTGGTTTGTAATAAAGAATGAATCTTTTCTATATCTATGGATTCTGTATTGGTTTGGATTTGGTGGTTTTCTAAATCACGATAGAGTTTGAATATTTTTGCCTTAGAGGAACCCGTTTGGTTTTCCACCAAACAGGTTAACGATGATTCTACAATTCCAGATAAAGTCAAAAGAATCATACGAACCATTTCATCATGGTTATTTAAATACAATTGGCTTAAAGTGAGAGCCGCAGTATGTAAACTTTGAAAATTTTTAGATTGGTTTTCCGATTTAGAAAATAACAGAGAATTCCGAAGTGATACAGCAAGTTGACCCACTACAATTTGTAAAATTTCCTGATCTTCTAAAAAGTAAGAATCATCTTCTTCATCATAATCAATTGTAACAAGTCCGACAGCAGTCCCTGCATAAAGAATCGGAATTACAAGTTGAGATTTGGTTCCTGTGAGTTTAGAATAAAATTCGTAAAAAGGATGTGTTTGTTCGGAAAATTTATAAAAACAGGGTTCTCCTTTAGCCAAGGATTCAATCAAAATTCCATAACTTAAATCATAATCTAAAGTAATTCTTTTGATAGCACGTTGTAAATTTTTTTGTTTTGTGGAATAATATGCTAATTTAATTTCACCTAACTCTAAATTAGTGATGAATACTGCAATTTTATCTCGTTTCAATCGAACAGAAATGAGTTCGGTAAATCTCTGCATTAAATCTTCCAAACCAATGGCCGAGTTAAATAGAGAAAGATTGTCTAGGAGGAATTCCGTTTTTTCCTCAGAGGAGAGAATGTTTTTCCCGATCCGAGGGATTTTACGTTTTTCGAGAATCCATTCGCGGTTGCAGGTTTGGCAGAAAAACCGACCCTTCTTTGTGATCCCATTGGGAAGTTGGGGCTCAGCACAGAGCAAACAAATTCGGTCTTCCATGGTTTCTCTGTTCATCCTAGACCAGATGATTCGATTTCTTTTTTCATAAGCTACAAGAATTTCCTTCAGATCTCAGAAACCTGGTACGATTCATGCTTAATCTATAAGCAAAAGTTGTTTTTTCTGCAGAAATCGAAAGGATGTCGGTAAATATGATTAAAAAATGGTTTATTTGTTTAATAAATAAGCATAGTGTTTTGGTCACCAGCAACGTCTTTCTGTATTCTTTCGAGGCAGAGCGTAATACTAAAGAGCAAGAAATATGAGCGTGAAAAAATTCAATCCGATCCAATCCATCCACGAAGTTGCAACTGCCATGAACTCCACCCAAGACCCCGACGGACTCTTGGAACTCATTTTGGATCGATGCATCCAAATTTGCGGAGTTGAATCCGGCTCCTTGATGCTCATCGATGAAAAAAACGGGTTTTTGGATGCTGTCACCTCACGGGGGATGAACCAACAAATCCTTCGCGAAACCAAATTAAAAATTGGGCAGGGGATTACTGGTGTCGCGGCTTCCACAGGGAAAGCGAAACTCGTCAACGATGTTTCCAAAGATCCGGACTACATCCAGGTTAAGGAAGAAATTAAATCAGAGTTAGTTGCACCGATGATTGTGGAAGATGATATCATTGGTGTCATCTCACTCGACTCCAACAGATTGAATGCATTTACAGCAGAGATGTTGGAAATTGTGAGTGTCCTAGCTCACCAAGCGGGGCAAATTTTTAAAAACCTACAAACCATTCGTAGTTTGGAACAAAGAACCAAAATCCAAGCAACACTCATTGAAATTTCCAAAGTGGTAAGTTCTACACTCGATCAAAATGAAGTTTTTGATTCCATTATGGTCACTATGGAAAAATCACTCAGGTTGGAGAAGGGTAGTATTGTTTTATTTAAGAAGGATGAAGGATTACTCCGAATTGTTGCGGCTTCTGGTTTGTCACCAGAAGAAATTGATAAAGGTACATACCAACCTGGGGAAGGGATCACAGGAAAAGTATTTGAATCAGGAGAACCGATTATCATTGAATCGGTGGCGAGTCACCCTGACTTTTTAAATCGTGTAGGATATTTGTCTCATTTTAAACATGATCCACATAACGTGAGTTTATTGTGTGCTCCTATCTTAAGCGAACAAACGATGCTCGGTGTTGTGAATGCGTTTATTGTTCAAAACAAACATACGGATCTCAAATCTTTTTTGGATTTTTTACAAGTAGTTGCTTCGATTATTTCTCAATCGATTAAAATTCAAAACTTGGTAGAAGAGGCTAAAAAAGAAATCTCTCGTGAAAATATCCAACTCAAACGAGAACTAAAGAATAAATATAAGTTTGGTTCTCTCATTGGGAAAGCAGCCAGTATGGAGAAGATG from Leptospira noumeaensis includes:
- a CDS encoding sigma-54-dependent Fis family transcriptional regulator → MSVKKFNPIQSIHEVATAMNSTQDPDGLLELILDRCIQICGVESGSLMLIDEKNGFLDAVTSRGMNQQILRETKLKIGQGITGVAASTGKAKLVNDVSKDPDYIQVKEEIKSELVAPMIVEDDIIGVISLDSNRLNAFTAEMLEIVSVLAHQAGQIFKNLQTIRSLEQRTKIQATLIEISKVVSSTLDQNEVFDSIMVTMEKSLRLEKGSIVLFKKDEGLLRIVAASGLSPEEIDKGTYQPGEGITGKVFESGEPIIIESVASHPDFLNRVGYLSHFKHDPHNVSLLCAPILSEQTMLGVVNAFIVQNKHTDLKSFLDFLQVVASIISQSIKIQNLVEEAKKEISRENIQLKRELKNKYKFGSLIGKAASMEKMFEKIQLVADSRASVLITGESGTGKEMIANAIHYNSSRSENPFIKINCAAIPENLLESELFGHKKGSFTGAVTDKKGKFELADTGTIFLDEIGEMDLNLQSKLLRVLQEREIEAIGSTKAKKVDVRIIAATNAELEQLVSEKKFRADLFYRLNVVKINTPPLRDRVEDIPLLMNHFLEKYTKDNNKVVKGISREASKLLLKYRWPGNVRELENVIERAVVLAQDEVLSEEDFSDILSSLEDLPEHTTEVAQLNHVESVSGAEPLDLGSGRLTPGQLDGLDGRAMEIVVSEVESRLIQYAMKKFRYTKTRVAKFLGINRNTLDKKIKELNIEY
- a CDS encoding GAF domain-containing SpoIIE family protein phosphatase produces the protein MEDRICLLCAEPQLPNGITKKGRFFCQTCNREWILEKRKIPRIGKNILSSEEKTEFLLDNLSLFNSAIGLEDLMQRFTELISVRLKRDKIAVFITNLELGEIKLAYYSTKQKNLQRAIKRITLDYDLSYGILIESLAKGEPCFYKFSEQTHPFYEFYSKLTGTKSQLVIPILYAGTAVGLVTIDYDEEDDSYFLEDQEILQIVVGQLAVSLRNSLLFSKSENQSKNFQSLHTAALTLSQLYLNNHDEMVRMILLTLSGIVESSLTCLVENQTGSSKAKIFKLYRDLENHQIQTNTESIDIEKIHSLLQTKETITIDPITNNDFETMGIEGKESMVFPLTLENGTRCVFILTKQNSRFPHDEIEALNAFVSLARITMENSNLYQNLSNKERLEKEIEIAKEIQSTLLPRKAPEAEGFSFGGFMVPARGIGGDYYDFILSPNRNELFICIGDVSGKGVAAGLVMATVRTILHSLVRVKDSPWEILNDINNYLYSSYKEAITPRFMSMILLRWNLITGEVQYSGAGHGNFYHYHANSQSLSVIETEGVILGIQSDISRFRNESKLRFDSGDTILLYTDGVTEARNSEGTEFSEPKLKSSFLSWIRLEPKNILERIYSELKEFVKEQEQHDDITMVAVRKI